A section of the Sphingomonas ginsenosidivorax genome encodes:
- a CDS encoding flagellar biosynthesis repressor FlbT, producing MTLRISLRDGEQVIVNGAVLRSIGRTDLCVENSVTVLRGREVMSAEDATTPARRLYYACMLAYIDPDGAAAHHDAIVGYLRGLVGALEAPEARAACTRFACKVATSDFYRALADCRALIAYEADVFARADQAA from the coding sequence ATGACACTGCGAATTTCCCTGCGTGACGGCGAGCAGGTGATCGTCAACGGCGCGGTGCTGCGCTCGATCGGGCGCACCGATCTGTGCGTCGAGAACAGCGTGACGGTGCTGCGCGGGCGCGAGGTCATGTCCGCCGAAGACGCCACCACCCCGGCGCGCCGGCTCTATTACGCCTGTATGCTCGCCTATATCGACCCGGACGGCGCGGCGGCGCACCATGACGCGATCGTCGGCTATCTGCGCGGCCTGGTCGGCGCACTCGAAGCCCCCGAGGCGCGCGCCGCCTGCACGCGGTTTGCGTGCAAGGTCGCCACCTCCGATTTCTACCGCGCGCTGGCCGATTGCCGCGCGCTGATCGCCTACGAGGCCGACGTCTTCGCACGCGCCGACCAGGCCGCCTGA
- the fliI gene encoding flagellar protein export ATPase FliI, translating to MKTLAAAARSLRDLSPDRRFGRVIGVRGTLIEVEGLDGAARIGSHITVTAADGVVAAEVTGLDRSVAHCLPFSDPQGIASGSRVDLVAGRFVVRPCDAWLGRMVDGLGAPIDGKGLLPVGLDPRPIKAPPPPAAERARVGARIGTGIRALDIFAPLCTGQRLGLFAGSGVGKSVLLSMLARWTACDVAVIGLVGERGREVQEFVEDDLGPDGLARSVVVVATSDEPALMRRQAAWTTLAIAEHFRDQGLNVLCLMDSVTRFAMAQREIGLASGEPAATKGYTPTVFAELPRLLERAGPGRPGQGSITGLFTVLVDGDDHNEPVADAVRGILDGHIVITRRIAERGRYPAIDILKSVSRTLPHALAEDQNALRLAARSLLSTYGDMEEIVRLGAYKTGANPEVDRAIALAPRIEALLMQTKRDRGDVADSFAALAAILEDAGSGTVEPEDAA from the coding sequence ATGAAGACGCTCGCCGCCGCCGCCCGCAGCTTGCGCGACCTGTCGCCCGATCGCCGCTTCGGCCGGGTGATCGGCGTGCGCGGCACGCTGATCGAGGTCGAGGGGCTCGACGGCGCCGCCCGGATCGGCTCGCACATCACCGTGACCGCCGCGGACGGCGTGGTCGCCGCCGAGGTCACCGGGCTCGATCGCAGCGTCGCGCATTGCCTGCCGTTCAGCGATCCACAGGGGATCGCATCGGGATCGCGCGTCGACCTCGTTGCCGGGCGGTTCGTGGTGCGGCCCTGCGATGCATGGCTCGGGCGGATGGTCGACGGCCTCGGCGCACCGATCGACGGCAAGGGGCTTCTCCCGGTCGGCCTCGATCCGCGCCCGATCAAGGCACCGCCGCCGCCTGCCGCGGAGCGCGCGCGCGTCGGTGCGCGGATCGGCACCGGGATCCGCGCGCTCGATATCTTCGCGCCCCTCTGCACCGGCCAGCGGCTCGGGCTGTTCGCAGGCTCGGGCGTCGGCAAGTCGGTGCTGCTGTCGATGCTCGCGCGCTGGACCGCGTGCGACGTCGCGGTCATTGGCCTGGTCGGCGAGCGCGGTCGCGAGGTGCAGGAATTCGTCGAGGACGATCTGGGCCCCGACGGGCTCGCGCGCAGCGTCGTCGTCGTCGCGACCTCCGACGAGCCAGCGCTGATGCGGCGCCAGGCGGCGTGGACCACGCTCGCGATCGCCGAGCATTTCCGCGACCAAGGCCTGAACGTGCTGTGCCTGATGGATTCGGTCACGCGCTTCGCGATGGCGCAGCGCGAGATCGGGCTGGCGAGCGGCGAACCCGCCGCGACCAAGGGCTATACCCCGACGGTGTTCGCCGAACTGCCGCGGCTGCTCGAGCGCGCGGGGCCGGGGCGGCCGGGGCAGGGCTCGATCACCGGCCTGTTCACCGTGCTGGTCGACGGCGACGATCACAACGAGCCCGTCGCCGACGCGGTGCGCGGCATCCTCGACGGGCATATCGTCATCACGCGCCGCATCGCCGAGCGCGGCCGCTATCCGGCGATCGACATCCTCAAATCGGTGTCGCGGACCCTGCCGCACGCGCTGGCCGAGGATCAGAACGCGCTGCGGCTGGCGGCGCGCTCGCTGTTGTCGACATACGGCGACATGGAGGAGATCGTTCGCCTTGGCGCGTACAAGACCGGCGCCAATCCCGAGGTGGATCGCGCGATCGCGCTCGCGCCGCGGATCGAGGCACTGCTGATGCAAACCAAGCGCGACCGCGGCGACGTCGCGGACAGCTTCGCCGCGCTCGCCGCGATCCTGGAAGACGCAGGCTCGGGGACTGTCGAGCCGGAGGATGCGGCATGA
- a CDS encoding peptidoglycan-binding protein yields the protein MIVSADLARLAPKERAAMIYAEAHGNVANRLWRAALGGDTDGDGSADAIARRLRTTDAPDLDIDALVSLLTSQDTATAAPPAAVDGTAAPADRVPCVVDTTEPGRLGGLGPNGRFGDALEATARRTGIPAAALAAIVDAEAAKGCDGSWKTTSRNPRSSAAGLGQFLGSTWQSEAERAGTWLHGIALGQGWLSADGHVLPGARSALLALRYDAATAINATADYAHRSVTLLKKAGIAIGEDVTTVARAAYLGHHLGTADAVRFLKGGLGSGRARLLLDSQVGSAAASRRIASTGDAASAHRSWLLDYIDRHVTPGRFAA from the coding sequence ATGATCGTGTCGGCGGACTTGGCGCGCCTGGCGCCGAAAGAACGGGCGGCGATGATTTATGCCGAGGCGCACGGCAATGTCGCGAACCGGCTCTGGCGCGCGGCGCTGGGTGGCGACACCGACGGTGACGGCAGCGCGGATGCGATCGCGCGCCGCCTCCGCACCACCGATGCGCCGGACCTCGACATCGACGCCCTGGTCTCGCTGCTGACGTCGCAGGACACCGCCACGGCAGCGCCCCCCGCCGCCGTCGACGGCACCGCCGCGCCCGCGGACCGGGTGCCGTGCGTCGTCGACACGACAGAGCCGGGCAGGCTCGGCGGGCTCGGCCCCAATGGCCGGTTCGGCGACGCGCTGGAGGCCACCGCCAGGCGCACCGGGATCCCCGCGGCCGCCCTCGCCGCGATCGTCGATGCCGAGGCGGCGAAGGGATGCGACGGCAGCTGGAAGACGACCTCGCGCAATCCGCGGTCCAGCGCCGCGGGGCTCGGCCAGTTCCTCGGCTCCACCTGGCAGAGCGAGGCGGAGCGCGCCGGGACTTGGCTCCACGGCATCGCGCTGGGGCAGGGGTGGCTGTCCGCCGACGGCCATGTCCTTCCCGGCGCACGCTCGGCGCTGCTGGCGCTGCGCTACGACGCCGCGACCGCGATCAACGCCACCGCCGACTATGCACATCGCAGCGTGACGCTGTTGAAGAAGGCGGGGATCGCGATCGGCGAGGACGTCACGACGGTCGCGCGCGCGGCGTATCTCGGGCACCATCTCGGCACCGCCGACGCGGTCCGCTTCCTGAAAGGCGGCCTCGGCAGCGGCCGCGCCAGGCTGCTGCTCGATTCGCAGGTCGGCAGCGCGGCGGCCAGCCGTCGCATCGCCAGCACCGGCGATGCCGCGAGCGCGCACCGGTCCTGGCTGCTCGACTATATCGATCGCCACGTGACCCCGGGACGGTTCGCCGCCTAA
- a CDS encoding class I SAM-dependent methyltransferase — MTNLLIHSMAEFSDLILGALDLAGARHVVEIGAEFGGMSQVLADHVATVDGRLTSIDPSPAPAFVSWAARTPHVTHLAAPSLEVIADLRDVDAWLIDGDHNYYTVLNELLAADAVCARDGRPLLAFLHDVGWPAGRRDMYYAPDRIPDAYRHAHEFGAGAMLDQVRLVPGKGFRGNDAWAMATLSGGLRNGVLTAVEDFIVHAGETGRVLAFAQIPAVFGLGILFDAGAAWSPALATLVAPFHDNPLIATLERNRLLNYLKVIEWQDAAAQDQSDGPR; from the coding sequence GTGACCAATCTGCTGATCCATTCGATGGCCGAGTTTTCGGACCTGATCCTCGGCGCGCTCGACCTGGCGGGCGCGCGGCACGTCGTCGAGATCGGTGCCGAGTTCGGTGGCATGTCGCAGGTGCTGGCGGACCATGTCGCGACCGTCGACGGCCGGCTGACGAGCATCGACCCGTCGCCTGCCCCCGCCTTTGTCAGCTGGGCGGCGCGGACGCCGCACGTGACGCATCTCGCCGCCCCCAGCCTGGAGGTGATCGCGGACCTGCGCGACGTCGACGCGTGGCTGATCGACGGCGATCATAATTACTACACCGTCCTCAACGAGCTGCTGGCGGCCGACGCCGTGTGCGCGCGCGACGGCAGGCCGCTGCTCGCGTTCCTCCACGACGTCGGCTGGCCGGCCGGCCGGCGCGACATGTACTACGCGCCCGATCGCATTCCCGACGCCTATCGCCACGCGCATGAATTCGGCGCCGGCGCGATGCTCGACCAGGTCCGGCTCGTGCCGGGCAAGGGGTTTCGCGGCAACGATGCCTGGGCGATGGCCACGCTGTCGGGCGGCCTGCGCAACGGCGTGCTGACCGCGGTCGAGGACTTCATCGTGCACGCCGGCGAAACCGGGCGGGTGCTGGCGTTCGCGCAGATTCCGGCGGTGTTCGGGCTCGGCATCCTGTTCGACGCCGGCGCCGCGTGGAGCCCCGCGCTGGCGACGCTGGTCGCGCCGTTCCACGACAATCCGCTGATCGCGACGCTCGAGCGCAACCGGCTGCTCAACTACCTCAAGGTGATCGAGTGGCAGGATGCGGCGGCGCAGGACCAGAGCGACGGCCCCAGGTAA
- a CDS encoding HAD family hydrolase, with the protein MTDTILARDLSTALDAWPGLRVLSLDCFDTLLWRDTHAPQDVFGALGAPNAHQRVWAEQRARGTATLRHHRNEVSIAEIYAELAPNATADARAAMVAHELATEARHCFGFAPVIALMQTARARGLMVIVISDTYLDREQLGALIAHAAGAPVRALIDRIYCSSDYGVSKGEGLIGKVAAQLGVRRDAILHIGDNRAADLVAGQKAGVHALHLKQFGTTTEQRLRLEAATSAMIHPGTAIGEAADVPAAQPHRAAIAVAEPGIDDPAERLGYTTIGPVLRGFADWIAREAATLRTTCTGRVHVLFLMRDGHLPRLVQDAVAPDGISHAIEISRFTATAATFETEDDVTRYLEGEAGSSADAILTQLLFVPAEIAVMKRGLPAQGAHAALVKAIRAPHRMARILTRSRAFAERLCGYLRATVAPDASDTLMLVDLGYNGSVQNQVEPVLRRALGVAVAGRYLLLREQDMPGLDKRGFIGARHYDANTLEALCGNVAVLEQLCTAAQGSVVDYTADGHSVRAANAIKGAQSETRDAVQRGAIRYAREAVTPIVRASPATDIDVQRRAAVSVLARLMFLPMPDELAVLDQFQHDVNLGGGEVVPLFDRAIAQRGLRQRGLFYMRGSERMYLPAELHGEGLAVKLTLLAHKRFGLALKYADFIDRTITLPVLIADGRTVDTATITATPTHDGYFVAPIPISDCRYAIGLQFGQLYEWLQVESAVFMPVDRFLSDRQRAGAEEVAAVPTLEGMEQAGPHLFRCEDRAAFMMIPPPPRADARAMMLAVVFRPIVARDAVDTPPAGSARAIMEVAR; encoded by the coding sequence ATGACCGACACGATCCTTGCGCGCGATCTTTCCACCGCCCTGGATGCGTGGCCCGGCTTGCGCGTGCTGTCGCTCGACTGTTTCGACACGCTGCTGTGGCGCGATACGCATGCGCCGCAGGACGTGTTCGGCGCGCTGGGCGCCCCCAATGCGCACCAGCGCGTCTGGGCCGAACAGCGCGCGCGCGGCACCGCGACGCTGCGCCATCACCGCAACGAGGTGAGCATCGCCGAGATTTATGCCGAGCTCGCGCCGAACGCGACCGCCGACGCGCGTGCGGCGATGGTCGCGCACGAGTTGGCGACCGAGGCACGCCACTGTTTCGGCTTCGCGCCGGTCATCGCCCTGATGCAGACAGCGCGCGCCCGCGGGCTGATGGTCATCGTCATCAGCGACACCTATCTCGACCGCGAGCAGCTGGGCGCGTTGATCGCGCACGCGGCGGGCGCCCCGGTCCGCGCGCTGATCGACCGGATCTATTGCTCGTCGGATTACGGCGTGTCGAAGGGCGAGGGCCTGATCGGCAAGGTGGCCGCGCAGCTCGGCGTGCGGCGCGACGCGATCCTGCACATCGGCGACAATCGCGCCGCCGATCTGGTCGCGGGGCAGAAGGCGGGGGTGCACGCGCTGCACCTGAAACAGTTCGGCACGACGACCGAGCAACGCCTGCGCCTGGAAGCAGCAACAAGCGCGATGATTCATCCAGGTACCGCCATCGGCGAGGCCGCCGACGTGCCGGCCGCGCAGCCGCACCGCGCCGCGATCGCGGTCGCCGAGCCGGGCATCGACGATCCCGCCGAGCGGCTCGGCTATACCACGATCGGTCCCGTGCTGCGGGGTTTCGCCGACTGGATCGCGCGCGAGGCCGCGACGCTGCGAACGACCTGTACCGGCCGGGTGCATGTGCTGTTCCTCATGCGCGACGGGCATCTGCCGCGCCTCGTTCAGGACGCAGTCGCGCCGGACGGCATTTCGCACGCGATCGAGATCAGTCGGTTCACCGCGACCGCGGCGACGTTCGAGACCGAGGACGACGTGACGCGCTATCTCGAAGGGGAAGCGGGGAGTTCGGCGGACGCGATCCTGACGCAGCTGCTGTTCGTACCCGCCGAGATCGCGGTGATGAAGCGCGGACTGCCCGCGCAGGGCGCGCACGCGGCGCTGGTGAAGGCTATCCGTGCGCCGCACCGCATGGCGCGTATCCTGACGCGATCGCGCGCGTTCGCCGAACGGCTGTGCGGCTATCTGCGCGCGACCGTGGCGCCGGATGCGAGCGACACGCTGATGCTGGTCGACCTGGGCTATAACGGGTCGGTCCAGAACCAGGTCGAACCGGTGCTGCGCCGCGCCCTGGGCGTCGCGGTCGCCGGCCGGTACCTGCTGCTGCGCGAACAGGACATGCCGGGGCTCGACAAGCGCGGCTTCATCGGCGCGCGCCACTACGACGCCAACACGCTCGAGGCGCTGTGCGGCAATGTCGCGGTGCTCGAACAGCTGTGTACCGCGGCGCAGGGGTCGGTCGTCGACTATACCGCCGACGGCCACTCGGTGCGCGCGGCGAACGCGATCAAGGGCGCGCAGAGCGAAACGCGCGACGCGGTGCAGCGCGGCGCGATCCGGTACGCGCGGGAGGCTGTCACGCCGATCGTGCGCGCCAGCCCGGCAACCGACATCGACGTGCAGCGCCGCGCCGCGGTGTCGGTGCTGGCGCGGCTGATGTTCCTGCCGATGCCCGACGAGCTGGCGGTGCTCGATCAGTTCCAGCACGACGTCAACCTGGGCGGCGGCGAGGTCGTGCCGCTGTTCGACCGCGCGATCGCGCAGCGTGGGCTGCGCCAGCGCGGGCTGTTCTACATGCGCGGATCGGAACGCATGTACCTGCCCGCCGAGCTTCACGGCGAGGGGCTGGCGGTCAAGCTGACGCTGCTCGCGCACAAGCGGTTCGGGCTGGCGCTGAAATATGCCGATTTCATCGACCGGACGATCACCCTGCCCGTGCTGATCGCGGACGGCCGCACCGTCGATACCGCGACGATCACCGCGACGCCGACGCATGACGGCTATTTCGTCGCGCCGATCCCGATCAGCGACTGCCGCTATGCGATCGGGCTGCAGTTCGGCCAGCTGTACGAATGGCTGCAGGTCGAGAGCGCGGTGTTCATGCCGGTCGACCGTTTCCTGAGCGACCGCCAGCGCGCGGGCGCCGAGGAGGTCGCCGCGGTGCCGACGCTGGAGGGGATGGAGCAGGCCGGGCCGCATCTGTTCCGGTGCGAGGACCGCGCCGCGTTCATGATGATCCCGCCGCCGCCGCGCGCCGATGCGCGCGCGATGATGCTGGCGGTCGTGTTCCGGCCGATCGTCGCGCGCGACGCCGTCGATACGCCGCCGGCCGGGTCCGCGCGCGCAATCATGGAGGTCGCACGGTGA
- a CDS encoding flagellar biosynthesis regulator FlaF, which yields MSLNAYQRARSIVETPRQAERRLMCEITGEMMQARDAGRRGGALIEPLHRNRELWSTFSAACGSSGNALPVAMRASIVSLALWVDQFTSDVVVGRESIDDLIAVNRDIIDGLSGTGLPG from the coding sequence ATGTCGCTCAACGCCTATCAACGTGCCCGCAGCATCGTCGAGACGCCCCGCCAGGCCGAACGCCGGCTGATGTGCGAGATCACCGGCGAGATGATGCAGGCGCGCGACGCCGGCCGCCGCGGCGGCGCGCTGATCGAGCCGCTGCACCGGAACCGCGAATTGTGGAGCACCTTCTCGGCCGCGTGCGGCAGCAGCGGCAACGCGCTGCCCGTCGCGATGCGCGCGAGCATCGTGTCGCTCGCGCTATGGGTCGATCAGTTCACCAGCGACGTCGTCGTCGGGCGCGAATCGATCGACGACCTGATTGCGGTCAACCGCGACATCATCGACGGACTGTCGGGCACCGGCCTGCCGGGCTGA
- a CDS encoding response regulator transcription factor: MATRNIYIVDDDQSVRAGLQSLLATQPSLMVFTYRSGEDFVAQIADLEPGCLLLDYNMPGMDGLDVLEAIADVRDRFGTIILTGQGAISVAVRAWKLGALDFLEKPCDPALLLQAVESAFTIVEQDQQKASVAERAKKSVDSLTQREQDVLLGLIEGRANKLIAYDLAISPRTVEIHRAKLMAKLGVRSLSEALRIAFAAGLIPIR, translated from the coding sequence ATGGCGACCCGGAATATCTACATCGTCGACGACGACCAGTCGGTCCGTGCCGGCTTGCAGAGCCTGCTGGCGACGCAACCCAGCCTGATGGTCTTCACCTATCGATCGGGCGAGGACTTCGTGGCGCAGATCGCCGACCTCGAACCCGGCTGCCTGCTGCTCGACTACAACATGCCGGGGATGGACGGCCTGGACGTGCTGGAGGCGATCGCCGACGTGCGGGACCGGTTCGGCACGATCATCCTGACCGGGCAGGGCGCGATCTCGGTCGCGGTCCGGGCGTGGAAACTGGGTGCGCTGGACTTCCTCGAAAAGCCGTGCGACCCGGCGCTGCTGCTGCAGGCGGTCGAGAGCGCGTTCACGATCGTCGAGCAGGACCAGCAAAAGGCGTCGGTCGCCGAGCGCGCGAAGAAGAGCGTCGACAGCCTGACGCAGCGTGAACAGGACGTCCTGCTCGGCCTGATCGAGGGCCGCGCCAACAAGCTGATCGCCTATGACCTCGCCATCAGTCCGCGGACGGTGGAGATCCACCGGGCCAAGCTGATGGCGAAACTGGGGGTGCGCAGCCTGTCCGAGGCGCTGCGGATCGCCTTCGCCGCCGGGCTGATCCCGATACGATGA